From the genome of Pelobates fuscus isolate aPelFus1 chromosome 6, aPelFus1.pri, whole genome shotgun sequence, one region includes:
- the POU4F2 gene encoding POU domain, class 4, transcription factor 2: MMMMSLNSKQPFSMAHSSLQDEPKYSLHSSSPHSSSSATSSPSISSGRTSSGGGGSSSEAMRRACLPTPPSNIFGGLDESLLARAEALAAVDIVSQCKSQHHHHHHQPHHSPFKPDATYHTMNTIPCTSASSSSSVPISHPSGVSGSHHHHHHHHHHHQPLEGELLDHITPGLTLGAMTGPDGSVVSTPAHPHMASMNPMHQAALSMAHAHGLPSHMGCMSDVDADPRDLEAFAERFKQRRIKLGVTQADVGAALANLKIPGVGSLSQSTICRFESLTLSHNNMIALKPILQAWLEEAEKSHREKLTKPELFNGAEKKRKRTSIAAPEKRSLEAYFAIQPRPSSEKIAAIAEKLDLKKNVVRVWFCNQRQKQKRMKYSAGI; encoded by the exons ATGATGATGATGTCCCTGAACAGCAAGCAGCCCTTCAGCATGGCCCATAGCAGCCTGCAGGACGAGCCCAAATACTCCCTGCACTCCTCCTCCCCGCACTCCTCATCCTCGGCCACCAGCTCCCCCAGCATCAGCAGCGGCAGGACCAGCTCCGGGGGTGGGGGCAGCAGCTCGGAGGCGATGAGAAGAGCTTGTCTGCCCACCCCACCG AGCAATATATTTGGAGGTCTGGATGAAAGCTTGCTGGCCCGTGCTGAAGCTCTGGCTGCGGTGGACATAGTGTCTCAGTGCAAGAGCCagcaccatcaccaccaccaccagccccaccacagccccttcaAGCCCGACGCTACCTACCACACCATGAACACCATCCCTTGCACCTCTGCCTCCTCGTCTTCTTCAGTCCCCATCTCGCATCCTTCTGGGGTGTCTGGctcccaccatcaccaccaccatcaccaccaccaccaccagcctTTGGAAGGGGAACTGCTGGACCACATCACCCCTGGCTTGACGCTGGGGGCCATGACTGGACCTGATGGATCTGTGGTGTCCACTCCAGCTCACCCTCACATGGCCAGCATGAACCCCATGCACCAGGCTGCACTGAGCATGGCACATGCCCATGGCTTGCCATCCCACATGGGCTGCATGAGTGATGTGGACGCAGATCCAAGAGACTTGGAAGCCTTTGCTGAGAGGTTCAAACAGAGGAGGATCAAACTTGGGGTGACCCAGGCAGATGTGGGAGCTGCTCTTGCCAACCTGAAGATCCCAGGAGTGGGTTCCCTCAGCCAGAGCACCATCTGTCGTTTTGAGTCCCTCACCCTCTCCCACAACAACATGATAGCCCTCAAGCCCATCTTGCAAGCCTGGCTGGAGGAGGCTGAGAAGTCCCACCGGGAGAAGCTCACCAAGCCAGAGCTCTTTAACGGGGCCGAGAAAAAGAGGAAAAGGACCTCCATAGCGGCTCCAGAGAAGAGGTCATTGGAAGCCTACTTCGCCATCCAGCCTAGACCTTCCTCCGAGAAGATAGCAGCTATTGCTGAGAAGCTGGACCTTAAGAAGAACGTGGTCCGAGTCTGGTTCTGCAACCAAAGGCAGAAGCAGAAAAGGATGAAATATTCAGCTGGGATTTAA